One window of bacterium genomic DNA carries:
- the cmr4 gene encoding type III-B CRISPR module RAMP protein Cmr4, with translation MFEQNKIGFLIAESPIHCGVGQDVGIIDQPIQRERYTNYPRIQGSEIKGVFRQYYKGDDIDAIFGPEKSGEEGGDFASAVSFSDARVLFYPVKSLKDVYVWITCKDVLEKFRRSLAMAGINSIQVPDVEPVENEHIIVSDNSICIGNQVVLEEYLFNKQDIEPSSFDSIIEAIVPKEDEYKYLKESLKKKICIVSDDVFRDFVEMSTEVITRIRIDKNTGVVQEGALWSEEYLPMDTILYFSLFVVKTRDKKQVIEAKNIVDKLTEMTSYIQIGGNETVGKGFVRINWL, from the coding sequence ATGTTTGAACAAAACAAAATCGGTTTTTTGATTGCAGAAAGTCCAATCCATTGTGGTGTAGGACAGGATGTAGGTATTATTGACCAGCCAATCCAGCGGGAAAGATACACAAACTATCCGAGAATTCAGGGGTCAGAAATCAAAGGGGTGTTTAGACAGTATTACAAAGGAGACGATATTGATGCTATATTTGGTCCTGAAAAAAGCGGAGAAGAAGGTGGTGATTTTGCATCTGCTGTATCTTTCAGTGATGCAAGAGTGCTTTTTTATCCAGTAAAATCCCTCAAGGATGTTTATGTATGGATTACCTGTAAAGATGTTCTTGAAAAATTCAGACGTTCTCTCGCAATGGCAGGTATAAATTCAATTCAGGTTCCTGATGTTGAACCAGTGGAGAATGAACATATTATTGTCTCGGATAATTCTATATGTATAGGTAATCAAGTAGTACTTGAAGAATATCTATTTAATAAGCAGGATATTGAACCATCTTCTTTTGATTCAATCATTGAAGCCATAGTTCCTAAGGAGGATGAATATAAGTATCTGAAAGAATCCCTCAAAAAGAAGATATGTATTGTTTCAGATGATGTTTTCAGGGACTTTGTAGAGATGTCAACAGAGGTTATTACAAGAATAAGAATAGACAAAAACACAGGAGTAGTTCAGGAAGGTGCTTTATGGTCAGAAGAGTATCTCCCTATGGATACAATACTTTACTTTTCTCTTTTTGTAGTTAAAACAAGAGATAAAAAACAGGTTATTGAAGCGAAAAATATTGTAGATAAATTAACGGAAATGACATCTTATATTCAAATAGGGGGTAATGAAACTGTAGGAAAGGGATTTGTCAGAATTAATTGGTTATAA
- the cmr1 gene encoding type III-B CRISPR module RAMP protein Cmr1, with protein sequence MWKTLKCEVEVITPMFLGGADGRTAELRAPSIKGLLRFWWRAINNSDNLQQLKEKEDKIFGSSDAGKSSFSIKLLYDSINPSKNSLPSHLIDVKSGKKSFKINILEYLSYGCCEYNKNIRRNEVISEYFVPNTRFIILFLYNNIDKFKDVLKSLYYLNAFGGLGAKSRNGFGSFRVLNREIFKPIGEEYIKNVIPTKDILNKMINNRNTTDYLSFANGLRLFKAKNIFDSWDKSLAEIGKIYREARLNLEGSHIYMKRQYIGAPLNTPTRNNPNGGFKSFLERHAKPYFLKVIKEDDNKFSAYILFLPSNYCASMTEDRDGKKLSDWIQKNKEFEQICENFNNYLSKKMETLI encoded by the coding sequence ATGTGGAAAACATTGAAATGTGAAGTTGAAGTAATAACTCCTATGTTTCTTGGAGGTGCAGATGGTAGGACAGCTGAATTAAGAGCACCATCAATTAAAGGTCTGTTGAGATTCTGGTGGCGTGCGATAAACAATTCAGATAATCTTCAACAATTGAAAGAAAAAGAAGATAAAATTTTTGGAAGCAGTGATGCTGGAAAATCAAGTTTTTCAATAAAACTGCTATATGATTCTATTAATCCTTCTAAAAATTCTTTACCGAGCCACCTTATAGATGTCAAATCTGGGAAGAAATCTTTTAAAATAAATATCCTTGAATATTTATCATATGGTTGCTGTGAATACAATAAAAATATACGACGTAATGAAGTTATCTCTGAATACTTTGTTCCAAATACAAGATTTATCATTTTATTCCTCTATAATAACATTGATAAATTTAAAGATGTTTTAAAATCTCTTTATTATCTCAATGCTTTTGGTGGACTTGGAGCAAAATCAAGAAATGGATTTGGGAGTTTTAGAGTGTTAAATAGAGAAATTTTTAAGCCTATAGGAGAAGAATATATCAAAAATGTTATACCAACAAAGGATATTTTAAATAAGATGATAAATAATAGAAATACTACTGATTATTTATCCTTTGCTAATGGATTAAGACTGTTCAAAGCAAAAAATATATTTGACTCTTGGGATAAATCTCTTGCTGAAATAGGGAAAATTTATAGAGAGGCAAGATTGAATTTAGAAGGCAGTCACATATATATGAAAAGGCAATATATCGGAGCGCCACTTAATACCCCAACACGTAATAACCCAAATGGAGGGTTTAAATCATTTTTAGAAAGACATGCGAAGCCATATTTTTTAAAAGTAATAAAGGAAGATGATAATAAATTCTCCGCTTATATATTATTTTTACCATCAAACTATTGTGCTTCTATGACAGAAGACCGTGACGGTAAGAAATTATCTGACTGGATTCAGAAAAATAAAGAATTTGAACAAATATGTGAGAATTTTAATAACTATTTGAGTAAAAAAATGGAGACATTGATATGA
- the cas6 gene encoding CRISPR system precrRNA processing endoribonuclease RAMP protein Cas6 — MKSSSLMQQLQQIPFSIFLFRIRPDEEIILNKFYGSTIRGGFGYAFKKATCIFKNKSTCVDCILSGECAYSLLFESKIQNSNATLKTLDIPRPYILDIETYRKNIYNKNDILPLQLTLIGNSIKYLPYFFVSIQTLGETGFGYQRKNFTIESVLQQYPEEKEIYNAEEGSLTKPDIGRVKEIGTEPTTKLTLKFITPTRIKYNGKFVSIIEFHYLVRSLIHRITFLSEHWCDKKIEYHWNDLIKKSEDIRIEVCETRWVEFERYSTRQKTTMKLGGIVGEITYKGNIDDFLPLIILGSYLHTGKNTTFGLGKYRIENLRRRDNVENIEM, encoded by the coding sequence ATGAAATCTTCATCTCTTATGCAACAGCTCCAGCAGATACCATTCTCCATATTCCTTTTCAGAATAAGACCTGATGAAGAAATTATATTAAATAAATTTTATGGAAGTACAATAAGAGGTGGCTTTGGATATGCCTTTAAAAAAGCGACCTGTATTTTTAAAAATAAATCAACCTGTGTTGACTGTATATTATCAGGTGAATGTGCTTACTCTCTACTCTTTGAAAGCAAAATACAAAACTCAAATGCCACTCTCAAAACACTGGATATACCAAGACCTTACATTTTAGATATTGAAACTTATAGGAAGAATATCTATAACAAAAATGATATCCTGCCTTTACAACTTACACTTATCGGGAATTCAATAAAATATCTTCCTTATTTTTTTGTTTCCATACAAACCCTCGGAGAAACCGGTTTTGGATATCAGAGAAAAAATTTCACAATAGAATCAGTTTTACAACAATATCCTGAAGAAAAGGAAATATATAATGCAGAAGAAGGTTCTCTGACAAAACCAGATATTGGAAGGGTAAAAGAGATAGGGACTGAACCCACTACAAAACTTACTCTAAAGTTTATAACCCCAACAAGAATAAAATATAACGGAAAATTCGTCTCTATAATTGAGTTTCATTATCTTGTAAGGAGTTTAATCCATCGGATAACTTTCCTTTCAGAACACTGGTGTGATAAAAAAATTGAATATCACTGGAATGACTTGATTAAAAAATCAGAAGATATTAGAATAGAAGTATGTGAAACAAGATGGGTTGAATTTGAAAGATATTCAACCCGTCAGAAAACCACAATGAAACTTGGAGGAATTGTGGGAGAGATAACATACAAAGGGAATATAGATGATTTCCTGCCTCTCATTATTCTCGGTTCCTATCTCCATACCGGCAAAAACACCACCTTCGGCTTGGGAAAGTACAGGATAGAAAATCTAAGGAGAAGAGATAATGTGGAAAACATTGAAATGTGA
- a CDS encoding deoxyribonuclease IV — MKIGAHIWIGKGLGSVVETADFLSCDCFQMFLQNPRSWKRKERENTEVMKFREGVRKHNIAPVVVHMPYIMNLSSPDREILYKSRMLFEYEMAEAEKLGADYYVIHPGSHKGEGIKTGIKNLAESIKSFVVKKPKILVENTAGQGNTIGGRWEDFVYLFERFGDSIGICFDTAHAFQSGYDIRDEEKLLEMLKIIDAKLIRKGILIVHSNDSFSPLASHLDRHQHIGKGHLGIKTFEILIKNGYIGTLPFIIETPKLDISADEKNLDILRKIGRKYQRY, encoded by the coding sequence ATGAAGATAGGCGCACATATATGGATAGGTAAGGGACTGGGAAGTGTTGTTGAGACCGCTGATTTTTTGAGTTGTGATTGCTTCCAGATGTTTCTTCAAAATCCCCGTTCATGGAAAAGGAAGGAAAGAGAAAATACAGAAGTTATGAAGTTCAGAGAAGGAGTTAGAAAGCATAATATTGCTCCCGTAGTAGTTCATATGCCGTATATAATGAATCTATCTTCCCCTGATAGAGAAATTTTGTATAAGTCCAGAATGTTATTTGAATATGAAATGGCAGAAGCAGAAAAACTGGGTGCTGACTATTATGTTATACATCCAGGCAGTCATAAAGGAGAAGGGATTAAAACAGGTATTAAAAACCTTGCGGAAAGTATTAAATCGTTTGTTGTAAAAAAACCAAAGATACTTGTTGAAAATACTGCAGGACAGGGTAATACAATAGGTGGAAGGTGGGAGGACTTTGTTTATCTTTTTGAAAGATTTGGAGATAGCATTGGAATATGTTTTGATACCGCACATGCTTTCCAGTCAGGGTATGATATAAGAGATGAAGAGAAACTTTTAGAGATGCTGAAAATAATAGATGCGAAACTTATACGTAAAGGAATTCTTATAGTCCATTCCAATGATTCTTTTTCTCCTCTGGCTTCACATCTTGATAGACACCAGCATATCGGGAAGGGGCATCTCGGAATAAAAACATTTGAGATACTTATAAAAAATGGTTATATCGGAACACTACCATTTATAATTGAAACACCAAAGCTGGATATATCTGCGGATGAAAAAAATCTTGATATATTGAGAAAAATTGGTAGAAAATATCAACGTTATTAG
- the cmr6 gene encoding type III-B CRISPR module RAMP protein Cmr6, which yields MKGRIILPKDVENILTSNINGIENLSLLLNKYIDFWIINKNRYEYEKEGSKNQIKGKSKVLNRAVAYSKSTSISKNFYKNFVNRYKYFLSQIKATQIYGKVHWRLVVGLGTNSVLETSMTLHHILGVPYIPGTAVKGMLSTYYIEQNREQLEEKLREYKENDENENKKKYATIEEFASEQDENYIKLFGNQKNKGNVTFLDAYPENFPVLEIDVMNCHYQPYYSGDTENGQLTPPADWLSPNPIKFLTVKKDTKFIFPFITENDEMKRDVETLIKGALENLGIGAKTAVGYGYFKEVEILNIEEKSGDLLEDKKQNVQPLPAYLKSETELKDEFLNSDGTLKTEEE from the coding sequence ATGAAAGGAAGAATAATCTTACCTAAAGATGTAGAGAATATCCTGACCAGTAATATAAATGGTATAGAAAACCTAAGTTTATTGCTTAATAAATATATAGATTTTTGGATAATAAATAAAAATAGATATGAATATGAAAAAGAAGGAAGTAAAAACCAAATAAAAGGCAAAAGCAAAGTTTTAAATAGAGCAGTGGCATATTCCAAATCTACCTCTATAAGTAAAAACTTCTATAAGAATTTTGTTAATAGATATAAATACTTTCTTTCCCAGATAAAAGCAACGCAGATATACGGGAAGGTCCACTGGAGATTAGTAGTTGGACTTGGTACAAATAGTGTTCTTGAAACATCTATGACTTTACACCACATTTTAGGAGTTCCTTATATACCAGGTACTGCAGTCAAAGGTATGTTGAGTACATACTACATAGAACAAAATAGAGAACAATTAGAAGAAAAATTAAGAGAATATAAAGAAAATGATGAGAATGAAAATAAGAAGAAATATGCGACTATTGAAGAGTTTGCATCTGAACAAGATGAAAATTACATAAAACTCTTTGGAAATCAAAAGAATAAAGGTAATGTAACATTTTTAGATGCATATCCTGAAAACTTCCCTGTGTTAGAAATAGATGTAATGAATTGTCACTACCAACCATATTATTCTGGTGATACAGAAAATGGACAACTTACTCCACCTGCTGACTGGCTTTCTCCTAATCCTATAAAATTTCTAACGGTAAAAAAGGACACAAAATTTATTTTCCCTTTTATTACAGAGAACGACGAAATGAAAAGGGATGTTGAAACATTAATCAAGGGAGCACTGGAAAATTTAGGTATAGGTGCTAAAACTGCTGTTGGATATGGATACTTCAAAGAGGTTGAAATATTAAACATTGAAGAGAAAAGTGGAGATTTGTTAGAGGATAAAAAACAAAATGTTCAACCTCTACCGGCTTATCTAAAAAGTGAAACCGAATTGAAAGATGAGTTTCTAAATTCTGATGGAACCCTCAAAACAGAAGAAGAGTAA
- the cas10 gene encoding type III-B CRISPR-associated protein Cas10/Cmr2, producing MNNKLRAFFHDPIDKPFNIYRHKEKAEEYYNLVKPEEKLFTDEIEESDRISAAADRIRFTQNITIDFNKKPELTHPLGSERLEISKYGYISPEYQELERVISESIVNLKNNSKNDKTFLINLWRNIPDIFTDLEIEKFKLGNLWNLLPADTRIPDHSILDHNWLSVAITGSLPEPAFLKFSFGPVQSFILTSKRTEDYWMGSYIISYLTSKAIEVIIDNAGPEHIILPNIKNQPLIDRFLKNTYEIKIANDNFMRNISIPSLSNIIFAILPHNQAETIAKSMQETIKTSFYEIAKKIKDSETFRDKFSDSEVEKIWSSQIENFFETYYVIYKLPAIDTLQQNYKDIFGEETKATIETEYSNIGNFWQHLYKIIDTAFNSRKNIRTFNQLTNSPRQLNKCSLCGEREILVNKGNPTEFWKEIAKVSDFKINIDGKEKLCAICFIKRMAGELYFKEIFNNQEVSFPSTATIATLPFKIAVIEKWNSPDVSCSVKKYVDLLKQIGIQKTFNCFSIRFISDKIKKLNLNDDTIKDFLCYDGQWLFEESFTEKNLSEYGIKYNEKKDFIQQIRGTDIGSIKHIIKNVGDKPSKYFAVISMDGDNMGKWLSGTHENFPSWKEVVHSDAVSSIPPNTQNLKRNLSPSLHSFISRALNKFSLKLVRDIVEYQYPGKLVYSGGDDVLAFIPVEYAIEVAQKIRFTFSGNINEDNNIFLAHKNGYIVIREGKNKTIYSTLGDKATMSAGIVIAHKDHDLTDTLKTVQSVQKEAKDIYGRDAFVIKIIKRSGNIVKYGSKWKNENTLIIEEIKTILENVAGKQDSDGLSMSFFQSMFNDIGRIGESQDLIKSLLKLGLTRHILIQSKKDAKEKIAIKNSLINKMYQKFNNLISNNTSKEPIENLFLVLRFLSSGGKN from the coding sequence ATGAATAACAAACTAAGAGCGTTTTTCCATGACCCTATTGATAAACCATTCAATATCTATAGACATAAAGAAAAAGCAGAAGAATATTATAATCTTGTAAAACCAGAAGAAAAATTATTTACAGACGAAATTGAAGAGAGTGATAGAATTTCGGCTGCTGCTGATAGAATCAGGTTTACACAGAATATTACAATAGATTTCAATAAAAAACCAGAACTAACACATCCACTCGGTAGTGAAAGATTAGAGATATCTAAATATGGATATATTTCTCCTGAATATCAGGAATTAGAAAGAGTTATATCTGAATCTATCGTAAATCTCAAAAATAATTCTAAAAATGATAAAACATTTTTAATTAACCTCTGGCGGAATATCCCGGATATATTTACAGATTTAGAAATAGAAAAATTTAAATTAGGAAATCTGTGGAATTTATTACCTGCTGATACAAGAATTCCTGACCATTCTATATTGGACCATAATTGGCTTTCTGTAGCTATTACAGGTTCTTTACCAGAACCTGCTTTTTTAAAATTCTCTTTTGGGCCTGTTCAGAGTTTTATCCTTACTTCTAAAAGAACTGAGGACTACTGGATGGGTAGTTACATTATCTCATATCTTACATCAAAAGCCATTGAAGTTATAATAGATAATGCAGGACCAGAACATATAATATTACCTAATATAAAAAACCAACCTCTAATTGATAGATTTTTGAAAAATACATATGAAATAAAAATTGCCAATGATAACTTTATGAGAAATATTTCTATACCTTCTTTATCTAATATAATATTTGCTATACTTCCTCATAACCAAGCAGAAACAATAGCAAAATCAATGCAAGAAACAATAAAAACATCTTTTTATGAAATAGCAAAGAAAATTAAAGATTCTGAAACATTTAGAGATAAATTTTCTGATAGTGAAGTTGAAAAAATCTGGTCTAGTCAAATAGAAAATTTCTTTGAAACCTATTATGTAATTTATAAATTGCCTGCTATAGATACCTTGCAGCAGAACTATAAAGACATCTTTGGAGAAGAAACAAAAGCTACGATAGAAACAGAATATTCCAATATAGGAAATTTCTGGCAGCACCTTTATAAAATAATAGATACTGCTTTTAACTCTCGTAAAAATATCAGAACTTTTAATCAATTAACGAATTCACCAAGACAACTTAATAAATGTTCCCTCTGTGGCGAAAGAGAAATTCTTGTTAACAAAGGAAATCCCACAGAATTCTGGAAAGAAATTGCAAAAGTGAGTGATTTCAAGATAAATATTGATGGGAAAGAGAAACTCTGTGCAATTTGTTTTATAAAAAGGATGGCAGGTGAACTATATTTTAAAGAGATATTTAATAATCAAGAAGTTTCTTTCCCTTCTACAGCAACAATTGCCACCCTTCCGTTTAAAATTGCTGTCATTGAAAAATGGAATAGTCCTGATGTCTCATGTTCTGTAAAAAAATATGTAGATTTATTAAAACAAATAGGTATTCAAAAAACTTTTAACTGTTTTTCTATAAGGTTTATCTCAGATAAAATCAAGAAGTTAAATCTTAATGATGATACGATTAAAGATTTTCTTTGCTATGATGGTCAATGGCTTTTTGAAGAAAGTTTTACTGAAAAAAACTTATCTGAGTATGGCATAAAGTATAATGAGAAAAAGGACTTTATTCAACAAATCAGGGGAACTGATATTGGTTCAATCAAGCATATCATTAAAAATGTTGGAGATAAACCTTCCAAGTATTTTGCAGTTATCTCTATGGATGGAGATAATATGGGGAAATGGCTGAGTGGAACTCATGAGAACTTTCCTTCATGGAAAGAAGTAGTTCACAGTGATGCTGTATCATCAATCCCTCCAAATACACAAAATCTTAAGCGGAATTTATCTCCATCTCTTCACTCTTTTATAAGCCGGGCACTTAACAAGTTCTCTTTAAAACTTGTTAGAGATATTGTTGAATATCAATACCCTGGTAAACTGGTATACTCTGGTGGTGATGATGTTCTTGCTTTTATTCCAGTGGAATATGCCATTGAAGTTGCGCAAAAAATAAGATTTACATTTTCTGGCAACATAAACGAAGATAACAATATATTTTTAGCCCACAAAAATGGTTATATTGTAATAAGAGAAGGAAAAAATAAAACGATCTATTCTACGCTTGGAGATAAAGCAACAATGTCTGCAGGAATAGTTATAGCCCACAAAGACCACGATTTAACAGATACATTGAAGACAGTTCAGAGTGTTCAGAAAGAAGCAAAAGATATCTATGGAAGAGATGCTTTTGTAATAAAAATAATAAAGCGTTCAGGTAATATTGTAAAATATGGGTCAAAATGGAAGAATGAGAATACTTTGATTATAGAAGAGATAAAAACCATCCTGGAAAATGTTGCAGGAAAACAAGATAGTGATGGACTTTCTATGTCATTTTTCCAATCTATGTTCAACGATATTGGAAGGATTGGAGAGAGTCAGGATTTAATAAAATCTTTACTAAAACTTGGATTGACAAGACACATTCTTATTCAAAGTAAAAAAGATGCGAAGGAAAAAATAGCAATAAAAAATTCTTTAATAAATAAGATGTATCAAAAATTTAATAATCTTATATCCAACAATACAAGTAAAGAGCCAATAGAAAATCTCTTTCTCGTTTTACGTTTTTTATCATCAGGGGGTAAAAATTGA
- the cmr3 gene encoding type III-B CRISPR module-associated protein Cmr3, with translation MIINIKPVDVLFFRDSKPFGRGSEHFTKSIFPPFSQTLYGALRTTVLEKLGCDYDTYKTGNVSFSNTAMVEKAGLEKIIKELGTPNQFGDFTLKGPFLLHNGESVFIRVPSDIKKIEDSDELCVLAPFDWKRYGISTDLKELECFFPHTIKEKRLKDINGYMSISSFTEYSLGVSIKTSDIKSTDEIFNYEMRTGLGINRETNVSEEGLLYTMGFVRLKDCNKDQWSLCAEVKDFSLLSKRGFIKLGGANRVCEYEEISDNPFKYYYDITHEIKKIVQNTKKFKLIFLTPALFKKGWLSERFNDNFELEIYGIKIKLISVCLNKPEVVSGWDLANQKPKHIKKVVPSGSVYYFELSDNSEDAIDKIFDYFLNNNFSDENEKTGFGTVLIGGINV, from the coding sequence TTGATTATCAATATTAAACCGGTTGATGTTTTATTTTTCAGAGATTCAAAACCATTTGGTAGAGGTAGTGAACACTTTACCAAATCAATTTTTCCACCTTTCTCACAGACACTATATGGTGCATTGAGAACTACTGTCCTTGAAAAACTTGGTTGTGATTATGATACTTACAAAACAGGCAATGTCAGTTTTTCCAATACCGCAATGGTTGAAAAAGCAGGATTAGAAAAAATAATAAAAGAATTAGGCACTCCGAACCAGTTTGGTGATTTTACTCTAAAAGGTCCATTTCTATTACATAACGGTGAATCTGTTTTTATAAGAGTGCCATCTGATATTAAAAAAATAGAGGATAGCGATGAACTTTGTGTATTAGCCCCTTTTGACTGGAAACGATATGGAATATCAACAGATTTAAAGGAATTAGAATGTTTTTTCCCCCATACAATTAAAGAAAAACGACTAAAAGATATAAATGGTTATATGTCGATCTCTTCTTTCACAGAATATTCTCTTGGTGTTTCTATTAAAACTTCTGATATAAAGAGTACAGATGAGATATTCAATTATGAAATGCGCACAGGACTTGGTATTAACAGAGAAACCAATGTATCTGAAGAAGGATTGCTTTATACTATGGGATTTGTGCGACTTAAGGATTGTAATAAAGACCAGTGGTCACTGTGTGCTGAAGTAAAAGATTTTTCTCTATTGTCTAAACGAGGATTTATAAAGTTAGGAGGAGCAAATAGAGTATGTGAATATGAAGAAATTTCTGATAACCCATTTAAGTATTATTATGATATAACTCATGAGATAAAAAAAATAGTACAAAATACAAAGAAATTTAAACTGATATTTCTTACACCTGCTTTATTCAAAAAAGGATGGTTGTCAGAGAGATTTAATGATAATTTTGAGTTGGAAATATATGGAATTAAAATTAAACTCATTTCAGTATGCCTTAATAAACCAGAGGTTGTATCTGGCTGGGACCTTGCAAATCAGAAACCAAAACATATAAAGAAAGTAGTTCCATCTGGCAGTGTGTATTACTTTGAATTATCTGATAATTCTGAAGATGCAATAGATAAGATATTTGATTATTTTCTTAACAATAATTTTTCTGATGAAAACGAAAAAACAGGATTTGGAACAGTACTAATAGGAGGGATAAATGTTTGA
- the cmr5 gene encoding type III-B CRISPR module-associated protein Cmr5, which yields MLKTIEQERAKFAFTKIQDVKNKNNKEYKSLSRGFASMILQNGLGQSLAFLKAKGKDHHLMLYEHINEWCKVKFKISDILESILNSDSSRYRLYTKEVLSLLIWIRKFAEAELEDLETKA from the coding sequence ATGTTAAAGACGATAGAACAAGAAAGGGCTAAATTTGCTTTTACTAAAATACAGGACGTAAAGAATAAAAACAACAAAGAATATAAATCATTATCAAGGGGTTTTGCTTCAATGATTTTACAGAATGGATTGGGACAATCTCTGGCTTTTCTTAAAGCAAAAGGTAAAGACCATCATTTAATGTTATATGAACATATCAACGAGTGGTGTAAAGTAAAATTTAAAATTTCTGATATTTTAGAATCTATTTTAAATAGTGATAGTTCAAGGTATCGTTTATATACAAAGGAAGTTCTTTCACTTTTAATATGGATTAGAAAATTTGCAGAAGCAGAACTTGAAGATTTAGAAACAAAAGCATAG
- a CDS encoding putative CRISPR-associated protein has protein sequence MKCVITTVGTSAIEKAGINTDTFKDKPYEYFDTFREDLAKKKREIYENLSKYNLKVSEHLKKLPAEIKSLAKLRVDENTKNYLLVSDTAECRLCSEFLKDYMKEKFSSEADIKRIKGLQVKALQIFQKEGLYNLVDTLLDIINFYQSSVPVLNITGGYKATIPYLTIIAQIKKVPIYYIFEEEENLISIPNVPIIINKEIFNKYNDIFIELERRKDVQWNEIKDKIGYEDNYFIKSIIYTEENLCDFTPLGKLLWEEYKNSYIIFWITAESKIKIDDNPVIQRILKDNFAKRNTSDIELLEEGYKIFKYTGHGEHTCRILYKEKDKIYIISIAYGAKASKKEEYRREFEAAKEKDKKHSITYEKYLIKIS, from the coding sequence ATGAAATGTGTAATTACAACTGTGGGAACATCTGCAATAGAAAAGGCAGGTATTAACACGGATACTTTCAAAGATAAACCCTATGAATATTTTGATACTTTCAGGGAAGACCTGGCTAAAAAGAAAAGAGAAATATATGAAAATTTATCAAAGTATAATTTAAAAGTATCAGAGCACTTAAAAAAACTACCTGCAGAAATAAAAAGTTTAGCAAAACTTCGTGTTGATGAAAATACGAAAAATTATCTGTTAGTTAGTGATACTGCAGAATGTAGATTATGTAGTGAGTTTTTGAAGGATTACATGAAAGAAAAATTCTCAAGTGAAGCAGACATTAAAAGGATTAAAGGTTTACAGGTAAAGGCCTTACAGATATTTCAAAAAGAAGGTCTTTACAATCTTGTAGATACATTATTAGATATCATTAATTTCTATCAATCTTCTGTTCCAGTATTAAACATTACAGGTGGTTATAAAGCCACTATTCCCTACTTAACAATTATAGCCCAGATAAAAAAAGTCCCAATTTATTATATTTTTGAAGAGGAAGAAAATCTGATATCAATTCCTAATGTTCCTATAATTATTAATAAAGAGATATTTAATAAATATAATGATATCTTTATAGAACTTGAAAGAAGGAAAGATGTTCAGTGGAATGAAATAAAAGACAAAATTGGATATGAGGATAATTATTTTATCAAGAGTATTATATACACTGAAGAAAATTTATGTGATTTCACACCTTTAGGAAAATTATTATGGGAAGAATATAAAAATTCTTATATTATCTTCTGGATAACGGCTGAGTCAAAAATAAAAATTGATGATAACCCAGTTATCCAGAGAATTTTAAAAGATAATTTCGCAAAAAGAAATACATCGGATATTGAACTTTTAGAAGAAGGTTATAAAATTTTTAAATATACAGGGCATGGTGAACATACCTGCAGAATATTATACAAAGAAAAAGACAAAATATATATAATCTCAATAGCATACGGGGCTAAAGCATCTAAAAAGGAAGAATATAGGAGAGAATTTGAAGCAGCTAAGGAGAAAGACAAGAAGCATTCTATTACATACGAAAAATATTTAATAAAAATTTCTTAA